The stretch of DNA CAGGCTTCAAAGGAAGAGAGGTTTACTGGAGGAGAAATGGCCAGAAATTCCAATAGTGGAGTTGAGAGGCTGCCTCCACTTCAGGCTGGGGGTGTATGGGAACCTGAGTTCTCTCCCAAGCCCCATAGGAGACCTGGCCTCTCAAGGGACAATTGGGTTTTTGCCAACGCAAAAAGTAGAGAGGTATTTAAGGTTGATGCTGAGGAGGGAGGAGTCTGCCTTGGAGAGCACACAGATGAAGTGGGTTGGTCAGGAGGCCATGAGGCTGGAGGCGCAGCCTATGGCTGGGGCGGGAGGGCAGCACAGGAGGGGCTCACGAGACAAAAGGCTCACTAGTTAGGTCGTAACTATGGaaaaagacacagggtgaggTCTCCAAGACCGGGGACCCCACTATCACACCAGTAACCATAGCGTAATATGTCTCCGTGAGGCACAGCTGGAAGAGGGGGTAGATGAAGGGCCGCCTCTGCCCCCTTAGTCCTTTGGAAGAAAAGTATTTTCAGGTAAGGGGCAGAGCACAGGCcagtgtgcatatgtgtgtgtggggagggtggggggcagcagatAGATTGGTGAGTTTGGCCTGAGCCAGGAAAAACCTAAGGGACAGTGGGCAGGACACCAGGTTGTTGGAAGCTAAGGTTTTAAGCAGAAGGAGTCCATAGAGACGCTGCTCAGTCCCAGCCACAGCCCGGGTGATGGGATGGATGGCGATGGCAGGGTCAGAGAGAGGCTTAGGAGACCCTCACAGCCCAGGACCAGGGCGACCCCACGTCTCTGGCaccatttcttcctccctccctctcctccagggGCAGAGAAGTCCCTCTCCCCTTCCGCGCCCCCAATCCCCCCTCTTCCCGCTCAGGCAAACAAGCCTTCGGAAAAGGATGGCTGGCTCGGCTGGGATGGCGGCTCTGGCTCAAGACATCCGCGAGGCGCTCTCGAGCCAAAAGCTGGACCACGTGTGGATGGACACGCACTACGTGGGGCTGCAGTTTCCGGACCCGTGAgtgcgcgcggggggcgcgggcggcgcgcggggggcgcgcggggacgCTCACCACCTCTGCTCTTCAGGGCTCATCCCAATACCCTGCACTGGATCGGTGCGGCGGCTGGGACGCTCGGGGAGCCCCTGCCGCTGGAGGACCACGACGTCTACTGTCCCTACAGCGCCACGGGCAACGCCACGGTGAGCGCCTCGTGTGCCGCCCCCAGGACGGGGGCAGCGCGCGCCCTTTACCGGGTGGCGGAGGAGGGACCTGGAGAGCACACCTCCTCGTCCTCCCCGTCCCCAGGGAGAGTTGGTGTACGCCCACTACGGGCGGCCGGAAGACCTGCAGGACCTGCGGGCCCGGGGCGTGGAGCCGGCGGGGCGCCTCCTGCTGGTGCGCTTGGGAGAGATCAGCTTCGCCCAGAAGGTGAGGCTCCccaggaaggaggggggagggcgcagggcgcagggctgGGGAACAAGAAGATAGGATAGGGGCCGATGGGAAGCGTCCAGAAGCctgtcagagagagaaaaggaagaaccaAGTGGGTCATAAGAAAATgttggtgggaggtgggggttcgccagatggctcagtcagttaagcatcccagggtcctggaatcgagtccctcacagagctccctgctcagcgagaagtctgcttctccctctcctactccctttgcttgtgctctctctctctattaaataaataaataaaatcttataaaaagataaaattttaaaaaaggaaatgttggtGGCAAACAAAATCAGGAGGTTGGGATGGGTACCAAACACGGAGGAATGCAGAGGACAGTGGGGCACTGTGGGAAGGTGAGGGTCGGGTGGTACCCAGAGCCTCTCTGTGGTTCCATAAGAGCAGAGTAGAGGCAGTGCCATTTCACTTTTACTTGCTTCTCCTGCCCTTATAAATTAGTTTTCCCCCCAGGTTGAGGGAGTCCATTACCCACTTCCCTTCCCCAGGTGGCCAGTGCCCAAGACTTTGGGGCCCAAGGAGTGCTCATATACCCTGATCCAGCTGACTTCTCCCAGGATCCACACAAGCTCGGCCTGTCCAGCCACAGGGCTGTGTATGGACATGTGAGTCTGGGGGTGGCCAGCTGGGGATTCTTGGGATCCCAAAAACTATACCTCCTTGTCTGGGATGAGGCTGGCAAGCTACTCCTGGAGACCAGCTCATAGCTTCAGTGCGGACACTCCTTTCCTCACAGGTACACCTGGGAACTGGAGACCCCTACACGCCTGGCTTCCCTTCCTTTAATCAAACTCAGTTCCCCCCAGTGCAGTCCTCTGGCCTCCCTAACATCCCAGCCCAGCCTATCAGCGCGGACATTGCCTCCCTCCTGCTGAGGTGAGGGGCCTTTGGGAAtcaggaggggaggagagagatgtAGCTAGTCTGTAAAGTGCTTTTGGGTGAACTAGAAAAAGATgaatctgggggggggggacagcctCACGCCAGGGCCCACTGTCTGGTGAGTGGAGCTCTAGCTGGATATCACACCCACCTCCGTTGGGCACCTCTGAGCAGGACGTAACCTGCACAGCTGTCCAAGGCAGTGGGCAGAGTGCAGAAGTAGAGCTAGGGCCAGAAGATGGGAGGGAAAGAGCAAAGAGGGAGCTCTGGGCTCTTCTACAGCCTGGGCTCTCTGCCACTTCCAACCCTTTCTACCCCGTCTCTCTCCAGGAAGCTCCAAGGCCCTGTGGCCCCCCAGAAATGGCAGGGGCGCCTCCTAGGCTCCCCTTAtcacctgggccctgggccaggctTGCACCTCAGAGTCAACAACCACAGGGTCTCCACCCCCATCAGCAACATCTTTGGCTGCATTGAGGGCCGCTCAGAGCCAGGTGTGCCAGTGTGGCCCAGCATTACCCTACAGCCTGCAGGAAGGGAGGCCCCACTTATAAACTCTGGATAGAGACGGTGCTGGAGTGGGAAGCCCCAGGGGAGTGGCCAAGAGCTGTGCTCAGTGGcggtggtgggggggtggaggggaggcagggcttagcagggagggaggctggcaAGTTGAGGCCGGTCTGGGATCGAGGGGGATGGCAGGGAGTAGATACCATAGTCGAATCTGTCCAGAGGCAGAACTCTGTGTGGTGGTGAGCTCCCTAGCACCAGAGGTGAGCAAGCATGAGTTGGGTGATATTATAGCATGGACGAGGGTTCACATGAGATAGATGAACCTTTCAAGCCTAACTGGATGAGGATGGCGGTGGGCAATAAAAGTGGGTTCTTGAGCCGAAGAGTATGGTACCTACAAGCActgagggagagacacaggggggCCTGCAATGCGGCTCACAGGAGACTGCTGGGGCCCAGGTTGGGGTGGATTAGAGAGAAGCATGAAGGAGGAAAACCTCTCAGGACTTGTGTGGGACGTGGCCGACCAAGGAGGTAATGGAATCCAGAATGAGACCAGGCACCCTGCTGAAGGAGCAGGCCATCCAGGCAAGGCCAAGGAGAGGAGAGGCACTCCCTTAGGACAGCAGGGATCACTGGGCTGGAAGGTggagactggggggtggggggcagaaatGGTGGTGAGCTCCCACCAGCACGGACCCTCCCAGGCGTTCTCTGGGTACTGCCATGTAAGGACCGAGACCCCAAACCTCCCCTCCTGCAGATCACTATGTGGTCATTGGGGCCCAGAGGGACGCGTGGGGCCCAGGAGCAGCCAAGTCTGCTGTGGGGACGGCCATACTTCTGGAGCTGGTGCGGACTTTTTCCTCCATGGTGAGCAATGGTAAGGTCAGGGCCTGGGCCGGGCAGCTGGGGCCGTGGCCCGAGCCAGGACAGGGCAGAGAGGTGGTCAGGAGCACAGGCTAGAGGCACTGAGCACGTGGCCACTTAGACCTGGTCTCCAAACCTGGCTTCTCCACATCCCAGCTGCatggccctgggcaagtcactttactTCTGTCTCCTTTGTCCAAACAAAGAGTAGAGTTGACCCCCTAGCAACGCCTGGGGTAGGGGCACTGACTCCTCCTGctcagttgaaaatctgcatgtgAGGGGACCCAAACAGTTCAAAACCAAGTTCAAGGGTCAATGATAATAATAGTCCTTGGTCTGAGTGAAGAACTAAGCAGGAGACTCCATATGAAAGCAATCTCtgtgggtccctgggtggttcagtggattggcgcctgcctttggcccaggtgtgatcctggagtcccgggatcgggtcccacatcaggctccctgcgtggagcctgcttctccctctgcctgtgtctctgcctctctctctgtgtgtctctcatgaataaacaaaataaaatcttaaaaaagaaaggaaggaaggaaggaaggaaggaaggaaggaaggaaggaaggaaggaaggaagaaaaagaaagaaagaaatctccatCGCTGTTATGGTTGAGTCAGGGCAGACCAggtgagctgggctgggctgggggcttggtgggagggacagagagacccTAAGGAAGCAGGACAGAAGAAGACAAAGATAGGTCTTTGTTTGGCCTCTAGCGGAGCCCATCCTCCTGACCCACTATGTATGCTTCCAGGCTTCCAGCCCCGCAGGAGTCTTCTTTTCATCAGCTGGGACGGAGGGGACTTCGGGAGTGTGGGCTCCACAGAGTGGCTGGAGGTAATGTGGGGTCCACAGCAGGGAGTCGGGCAGTGGGAAGAGGTGAGGGGGTTTCAACTCCACATCTCTCACCCACAGGGCTACCTCAGTGTGCTGCACCTCAAAGCCGTGGTCTATGTGAGCCTGGACAATGCAGTGCTGGGTGAGTGGGGGCATTGCCACCAGCTGGGCCCGCTCTGGTGCACCCTGGCCTCGAGGCTAAGCCTGGAGCCTGGcatcccttctcctccctctctgcagGAGACGACAAGTTCAATGCCAAGACCAGCCCCCTTCTGATCAGCCTCATAGAGAACATCCTGAAGCAGGCAAGAGCCTGGCCAAGAGCAGGGGATGAAGGGAAGCTGGTGGCAGCCAGGGAATGAAGGGAAGCTGGTTGCAGCCTGACCAGTGCCCCCTACCCTGCCCCCAGGTGGACTCTCCTAACCGCAGCGGGCAGACCCTCTATGAGCAGGTGGTGTTCAACAATCACAGCTGGGATGCTGAAGTGTAAGTTGGGATGAGGAGGCGGGGAGGATGTTGCGGGAGGTGGTGAAACCACAGAGCATTCCCCACTGCCCACTCCCAGGATCCGGCCACTGCCCATGGACAGCAGTGCCTATTCCTTCACGGCCTTTGCGGGGGTCCCTGCCGTTGAGTTCTCCTTCACGGAGGTGAGACTTCCTGGCCCTGCCCCAGAGCAGCTGCCCCTCCGCCTGTCTGCACCATGCCCCTGCGCCAGCCCGCGCCCTGTCCCAGCAGGATGGCCAGGCGTACCCGTTCCTGCACACGAAGGATGACACGTATGAGAACCTACACAGGGTGCTGCGAGGCCGCCTGCCCGCCGTGGCCCAGGCTGTGGCCCAGCTCGCTGGGCAGCTCCTCATCCGTCTAAGCCACGATCACCTGCTGCCTCTGGACTTTGGCCGCTACGGGGACGTGGTCCTCAGGCACATCGGCAGCCTCAACGAGTTCTCTGGGGACCTGAAGGTCCGAGATAGCAACCCTGCTCCtggcttctgggggtggggggcattatATCCTCTCAAAGTATTGCAGGGTCCAGAGGtctggcccctcctccccacagccctTAGGGTCTAATCCCCTCGGGCAACCTGGCCCCTTTACTCCTGCACCGGGACCCAGCTGGTACCCTCCCAACCGCCCaggttttcttccttctcccagcaTTCCCCCCCAtatccctctcctcccagccctaGGGTGCCAGCCCCATCATCCAGTACCTGGACCCACAGCCTAGGCCGGGGCCCTAGCCGCTGTGTGCGGCCCCAGCATGTGTCTCCACCCTCAGGCCCGTGGGCTGACCCTCCAGTGGGTGTACTCGGCGCGAGGGGACTACATCCGGGCGGCCGAGAAGCTGCGAAAGGAGATCTACAGCTCGGAGGAGAGCGACGAGCGGCTGATGCGCATGTACAACGTGCGCATCATGCGGGTGAGACCCCACCGCGCCCCCTCCGCTGTGCGGTCCTGTCCCCTCTCTCCGCCTTTATTTTGACCCTGTCCTCGGCTCCCAGTCCTGGGCGCAGTGCTCACAGACCGCCCAGGCTGGAGCGGCCACTGAGACAGGCCCCACAAAGTGATGAAAATGACAGGGAGGGCCGGCTGCTTCGCGGACTACTTGGCAGACTACTTGGCAGACCACGTGGCAGAACTGGGACAAATCCTGGTctcctccccgcccgccccaagAGCCTTCCACTGCCTCTTCACCCCTCTGGAGGGAAAAAGCGTGGACACAGTTGTCCACAGTACTAGTGGCACAAGCTTATGGCCCAGGAGGGGCAAAGGCTTAAGACATTCAGAGCAAGGAGAGCTCTCTTCCTTCTGGTAATAAGATGGGTGAAGCCCAGagaggctgcctggaggaggtgtcAGAATAAGTTCCACAAGATCCTTGGCTAACCCCTCATgcttagttttgttgttgttgattttttaatttattcatgagagacccagagacataggcagagagagaagcaggctccttgcggggagcctgatgtgggactccatcccaggatcccaggatgatgagccaaaagcagaggcttaaccactgagccactcaggtctcCCCCTCCTGCTTAGTTTTTAATACTTTGCAACACTCACTTCATCTCCTGTTCCAACTCCTCcacttccttccatttctttatccTGAGTACTCATCCTGCCACCCATTGATTTTGGGAAATGGGATAAGTAGGGACTGTGGGAATGGGGAAGTCTACAGGGTGAAATTATAAGTAGGACCATCCCCCGTGAGTGTAGGGTGGACAGGGAACCCATAGTGTATAATGACTGGTTTTAGAACATGTCTgccatgttttgttttcccccttATGTCCCTCCCTGTTTCCCTTGGCATCActcattccttctttctgttcACAAACCCACCTCTCTTGGTCTTTCATCCTTGCCCCTTTCTCCTGATCCCCCTCACTCTACTCTCTGCATCTGcagtttcctcttcctcccccacttcGTGACCTCTCCATCTCCCCTTTGCTTTGTCCCCTCCACTGAGGTGACCCTGTGGATGAGACAAGAAATTGGGCACAGTTCTTTCCCATTCACAGATCTTGCTTTAACCTCTGCTGTGCCAGACTCCAGGAACACAAAAAGATTCTCGCCTCACCCGACCCCCAGAGTTACCACGGGCCCCTTAGGGAATAAAGGGTACCCGTGCGTAAGGGGCATGATTCAGACTTAGGGCTGGAGAGTACAAGATTCAGGGCTTCAGAAGGAGCAGCATAGAGCTAGACCAGACCCAGGGAACTTTGTGGCTCTAGACCAGGGGTTGGGAAACTATAGCCACTTGGCCAAATTTGGCCTGCCACCTGTTTCTGCAAATAAAGCTTCATGGAAATACAGGCATGCTCATTGATTTTCATATTgtccatggctgcttttgtgctagcTATGGTGGCCAAATTGAGTGCAACAGAAAcaatatggcctgcaaagccaaaaatattcaCTACCTGGatttttgcagaaaaagtttTCTAACCCCTGCTTTAGACTATGACATTGGTCTTGAAGAACGGACAGAACTTGAGTTGGTGCAAAGTAAAGATATTTCAGTGGAGAGACCCAGAGTAAGGGTGTGGTGGCGAAATAGGCCTGGCTGTTCTTGGGAGCAGGGCTTGGACCCGATGAGCCAGAACAGAAGCCTatggagaagcagaggggagaggtaCACTGAACAGTGGGATAGAAATTGGGGGTTTAGATGATCAGAGATCATCCTTGAATGTCAGGAtgagaaatttggatttttaggGTCTGGGTATCAAGGAAATTAGGAAGGTGTTTGAGCAGGGAGGTGATGTGGGCGAAGTGGAGTTTTAGGAAGGATTTGGTCAGAGTGCAAATGGTGAAGAGGGAATGAAGTTAGTGATGGCTGAACTCTGGATGAGAGTGGCAGATGGCAGTAGATGCCACCTGTGGGTGAGGAGACTGGAATGAAGTGAGACATGTGGAAGGAAAATGGACAGACAAGGTgttgagggaagaggaggaggaaaaccaTAGCAGCTGCCACTTACCGAGGGCTGCCATGTGCTTGCATTCAGCTTCATTTTCTCCCAGGACTCCCCCCGCAAATCTTGTGAGGGCTAGTCTTGTACAAAGATAACTCACCCAAGATCGCAGGAAGTTGTGGAGCCCAAATCAGAAACCAGGCAGTCTGAGACCAGAGACTGTGCTCATCCCACTCATGTACACTTTTGGGGCTGAGAGGCTGGCACCTGGGGAGATTGTGGCACTCGTGAGGAATTGTGGGTGCAAGggtcaggtttctttctttctttctttctttctttctttcttctttctttctttctttctttctttttctttctttctttcttctttctttctttctttcttctttctttcttctttctttttcttcctcccttcccttttctttctttctttctttctttctttctttctttctttctttctttctttctttctttctttcatcttttattgcTAGAGCAAGCATGCACTTGTGTGAGCaggggggagtagcagagggagacactcgagcagactccatgctgaccaCAGAGCTGGacttggagctcaatctcatgaccctgagatcatgacgtgagccgaaaACTAGAGTCAAACagttaaccagctgagccacccaggcacgcctagGGTCAGGTTTTAGAAGTTGGTGCCCACATGTGTGTGAGGCTGTGTAAGTTACTCCCTACCCAGTGGGGTAGGTCCAGGAGGGTGGAGGGCAAGATTCCAGTGGATGATTTGTCAAGCAGGCTTGGCAGTTCTCCTCAAAAGGTCCTGACTGCAGCCAGGGGTATGGATGAGCCCTTGGCATGAAAGATGGAGGACTTGAGAAGAAATGAACCTGTAAGCCTAGAGAGTCCGATTCTACTGGGGAGGCACCCAGGCCATGTCATCAAAAGgttccccaagtgattctaattaGTAGCCAGGCTTCAGAACCAATGGACTGTACataggagaagagcagagggtgGAGGCTGAGCCTTGGGGCTGCCCACAGGTGGGGAATAGAAGGAACCAGAGGGAGTGGAAGAAAGTTAGGAGAactgagggaggagagagaccccCTCAGGAAAGATGAACAGCATCTGAGTCACGCAGGGAGGACATACTCCAGCACTTCATTAGGACTGGCCTGTCCCCTTGACCTTTGGGCTGTGGACATTTGTGGCGGTGATGGGGAATGCGTGGGGTGTAGGAAAGTAAGGAACAGCAGGATAGGTTGTACTTTGAGGCTTCAGCTGGGTAAGTGAATGCGTGAAGACTGGGGAGACGACGCGGGTTTGGAGGCTCAAGGCTTAGAACCGAATGGAACCCAAAACACAGCAGGAGGATGCATCCTACCTGGCTGCTGGTGACGTCAAAGGATGGCCGCTCCGCATTGGGTAGCCAAGGGGAGTGGGACTTAAAGAAGCTGCTCTGCATTGTCTGCTAGGCGCTACCAGGGAGGTCCCCAGCTGGGTTTGGAATTGCTGTTAAACCTGCCCTCTGGCGGGCCCCCACCCCGACCTGATCCCCTTCTTGGCGCAGGTGGAGTTCTACTTCCTGTCCCAGTACGTGTCACCGGCCGACTCCCCGTTCCGCCACATTTTCCTGGGCCGCGGAGACCACACGCTGGGCGCGCTGCTAGACCACGTGCGGCTGCTGCGCTTGGATAGCTCCGGAGACCCGGGGGCCCCCCCCTCCCAGGTGACTCCGGGTCTGGGCTTCCAGGAGAGCCGCTTCCGACGCCAGCTGGCCCTGCTCACCTGGACGCTGCAGGGGGCCGCCAATGCACTTAGTGGGGACGTCTGGAACATCGATAACAACTTCTGAgtccccggggtggggtggggggcggggagactgGGGGGCATGtgcccccagctcctgcctggagctcctGCCTCCCAGTTAGTATTTTCTGGGTGAGGAAGGTGCCCAGTACCACCTCTCATTGCTGACCTATTTCTCATTGGCCTTTCCCATCTCTGCAAAGGGCCCAGCCAAGGTGCCGGCGCAGACACCCACACCCTGGCCCCACAGTATAGGAGTCGGTGAGCAGTGCCTTCCACAGTGGGCTGGTCATACTGTCAGCTAATCTGAGAGCCTCCGCTCCCTCATTGCACAGCCCCTTACCTTTCAGGAAAGGGCCCCCCCTTTGGAAGGTTTCCTGGGCCCTGGGACATAGCTAGCCCTCTTGCTGGGAGAATGGCTGAAACCACAGCCTAGAGCCCCAGCAGGTGGTCTGTGGCAGGAGAGGCTGGGGTTTGGACCTTAATAAACCATCTGGTGACTTCTTGTTTATAGGCACCTTTGTGCTTCCTTACCTTTACTCCACCCAGTCATCCCTCCCCTGAGACAAGGAAGGGTTGGGCAGAAGGGTGAGAGATGTAAATAGGAATGCTGTCTCCATGAGGAAAACTCTGAGCTGCTCTGTCACGTGAGGAAATAAGGGGGGCCCTTCTCCAAAGACCATCATGGGGTGGGGAGCTGACTCTACCTTCTCCTGAGACCTGGGATGACTACGTAATTGGCAAGACCTCTTGTTCAAAAGGTGTGAACAGAACTGTTTTCTTCCTTACAGTCTTCCAACCTGTCATGTGGATTTTAATTTGCTATTAAATGTCCAGATCTTCAGAGGAAAATACCTTGGGGCAGAGCCTCATAGGCACTCAAGAGTTCTGCCCCACAACTTGGTATGGATGGCGCGCATGTGCCAGACCCTGTGACCCAGAACCTCCCTGTGCCTGGGCCCAGGCCCCTGCTGGGAAAGGAGCATAACAGCCATctctgggtgggggcagggagctggCAGGTGAGAAGCCATCCAGGGGAGGCAGGACCCCCAGCACATTCTCCATTGTCCCATCGGGTTTTGCTTCCAAAACATACATTCAAGGGTAaagatcattgattttttttttttttatcaactaaTAACTCTGTAATAGGCCCTTGTCATCTCAGCTTACAAATGGTGACACTAAGGTTTTGAGAACTTAGGAAGCATGTAAGTTGCCACGAGGAGATGCAGAGCTGAGCCACAAACGTGGGTCCCTGtgactccagagtctgtgctGGATCCTCCGCATGGGAGCCGCCGCAtctgatgcttttaaaatagctcttcatttttaatacttcCCACTATTTATGTCCGGATAATTATGTGAGCCCAGGTCGTTGAAAAACCA from Vulpes vulpes isolate BD-2025 chromosome 3, VulVul3, whole genome shotgun sequence encodes:
- the TFR2 gene encoding transferrin receptor protein 2 isoform X3 — protein: MNYEPGPDSHQGTLYWSDLQAMFLRLLGEGRLEDSIRQTSLRKRMAGSAGMAALAQDIREALSSQKLDHVWMDTHYVGLQFPDPAHPNTLHWIGAAAGTLGEPLPLEDHDVYCPYSATGNATGELVYAHYGRPEDLQDLRARGVEPAGRLLLVRLGEISFAQKVASAQDFGAQGVLIYPDPADFSQDPHKLGLSSHRAVYGHVHLGTGDPYTPGFPSFNQTQFPPVQSSGLPNIPAQPISADIASLLLRKLQGPVAPQKWQGRLLGSPYHLGPGPGLHLRVNNHRVSTPISNIFGCIEGRSEPDHYVVIGAQRDAWGPGAAKSAVGTAILLELVRTFSSMVSNGFQPRRSLLFISWDGGDFGSVGSTEWLEGYLSVLHLKAVVYVSLDNAVLGDDKFNAKTSPLLISLIENILKQVDSPNRSGQTLYEQVVFNNHSWDAEVIRPLPMDSSAYSFTAFAGVPAVEFSFTEDGQAYPFLHTKDDTYENLHRVLRGRLPAVAQAVAQLAGQLLIRLSHDHLLPLDFGRYGDVVLRHIGSLNEFSGDLKARGLTLQWVYSARGDYIRAAEKLRKEIYSSEESDERLMRMYNVRIMRVEFYFLSQYVSPADSPFRHIFLGRGDHTLGALLDHVRLLRLDSSGDPGAPPSQVTPGLGFQESRFRRQLALLTWTLQGAANALSGDVWNIDNNF
- the TFR2 gene encoding transferrin receptor protein 2 isoform X1; this encodes MDRLWGLLQRTQRLSPRPSQTIYKRVEGTQQWRLKEEEEDGEEGAEPAVHFCPMELRGPDLGSRTGGQSLGLLAATGRRAAPYLVLTALLIFTGAFLLGYVAFRGSCQACGDDVLVVSEDMNYEPGPDSHQGTLYWSDLQAMFLRLLGEGRLEDSIRQTSLRKRMAGSAGMAALAQDIREALSSQKLDHVWMDTHYVGLQFPDPAHPNTLHWIGAAAGTLGEPLPLEDHDVYCPYSATGNATGELVYAHYGRPEDLQDLRARGVEPAGRLLLVRLGEISFAQKVASAQDFGAQGVLIYPDPADFSQDPHKLGLSSHRAVYGHVHLGTGDPYTPGFPSFNQTQFPPVQSSGLPNIPAQPISADIASLLLRKLQGPVAPQKWQGRLLGSPYHLGPGPGLHLRVNNHRVSTPISNIFGCIEGRSEPDHYVVIGAQRDAWGPGAAKSAVGTAILLELVRTFSSMVSNGFQPRRSLLFISWDGGDFGSVGSTEWLEGYLSVLHLKAVVYVSLDNAVLGDDKFNAKTSPLLISLIENILKQVDSPNRSGQTLYEQVVFNNHSWDAEVIRPLPMDSSAYSFTAFAGVPAVEFSFTEDGQAYPFLHTKDDTYENLHRVLRGRLPAVAQAVAQLAGQLLIRLSHDHLLPLDFGRYGDVVLRHIGSLNEFSGDLKARGLTLQWVYSARGDYIRAAEKLRKEIYSSEESDERLMRMYNVRIMRVEFYFLSQYVSPADSPFRHIFLGRGDHTLGALLDHVRLLRLDSSGDPGAPPSQVTPGLGFQESRFRRQLALLTWTLQGAANALSGDVWNIDNNF
- the TFR2 gene encoding transferrin receptor protein 2 isoform X2; its protein translation is MAGSAGMAALAQDIREALSSQKLDHVWMDTHYVGLQFPDPAHPNTLHWIGAAAGTLGEPLPLEDHDVYCPYSATGNATGELVYAHYGRPEDLQDLRARGVEPAGRLLLVRLGEISFAQKVASAQDFGAQGVLIYPDPADFSQDPHKLGLSSHRAVYGHVHLGTGDPYTPGFPSFNQTQFPPVQSSGLPNIPAQPISADIASLLLRKLQGPVAPQKWQGRLLGSPYHLGPGPGLHLRVNNHRVSTPISNIFGCIEGRSEPDHYVVIGAQRDAWGPGAAKSAVGTAILLELVRTFSSMVSNGFQPRRSLLFISWDGGDFGSVGSTEWLEGYLSVLHLKAVVYVSLDNAVLGDDKFNAKTSPLLISLIENILKQVDSPNRSGQTLYEQVVFNNHSWDAEVIRPLPMDSSAYSFTAFAGVPAVEFSFTEDGQAYPFLHTKDDTYENLHRVLRGRLPAVAQAVAQLAGQLLIRLSHDHLLPLDFGRYGDVVLRHIGSLNEFSGDLKARGLTLQWVYSARGDYIRAAEKLRKEIYSSEESDERLMRMYNVRIMRVEFYFLSQYVSPADSPFRHIFLGRGDHTLGALLDHVRLLRLDSSGDPGAPPSQVTPGLGFQESRFRRQLALLTWTLQGAANALSGDVWNIDNNF